From one Catellatospora sp. IY07-71 genomic stretch:
- a CDS encoding aldo/keto reductase: MRYRALGESGLIVSAVGLGCNNFGWRLDLDGTRAVVDAALDAGITFFDTADIYGRATGIGASESMLGEVLKGRRDQVVLATKFGHQGADMGYGPAAGGKGGRRYIRRAVEESLRRLGTDHIDLYQLHTPDPVTPLAETLAALHELVTEGKVRYIGSSQFAGWQIADAARLAQAMGVTPFVSAQNHWSMLERGSEIEVVPAARHFGLGVLPFFPLANGLLTGKVRRGQDAPSDSRLAKDQAGFITDERLDTVEALAGWAAERGHELGKVAIGWLAAQPGCGSVIAGATSPAQVAANAAAAGWEPTADELAELDKIAPVPAR, encoded by the coding sequence ATGCGTTACAGGGCACTGGGTGAGTCCGGGCTGATCGTGTCGGCGGTCGGGCTCGGCTGCAACAACTTCGGGTGGCGGCTGGATCTGGACGGCACCCGTGCCGTCGTCGACGCCGCGCTCGACGCGGGCATCACCTTCTTCGACACCGCCGACATCTACGGCCGCGCCACCGGGATCGGGGCGTCGGAGTCGATGCTCGGCGAGGTCCTCAAAGGACGCCGTGACCAGGTGGTGCTCGCCACCAAGTTCGGCCACCAGGGCGCGGACATGGGCTACGGCCCGGCCGCGGGCGGCAAGGGCGGGCGCAGGTACATCCGGCGCGCGGTCGAGGAGTCGCTGCGCCGGCTGGGCACCGACCACATCGACCTCTACCAGCTGCACACGCCCGATCCGGTGACGCCGCTGGCGGAGACCCTGGCGGCGCTGCACGAGCTGGTCACCGAGGGCAAGGTGCGCTACATCGGCAGCTCGCAGTTCGCGGGCTGGCAGATCGCCGACGCGGCGCGGCTGGCGCAGGCGATGGGCGTGACGCCGTTCGTCAGCGCGCAGAACCACTGGTCGATGCTGGAGCGCGGCAGCGAGATCGAGGTCGTGCCCGCGGCCCGGCACTTCGGGCTCGGCGTGCTGCCGTTCTTCCCGCTGGCCAACGGGCTGCTGACCGGCAAGGTGCGCCGCGGCCAGGACGCGCCGTCGGACAGCCGGCTGGCCAAGGACCAGGCGGGTTTCATCACCGACGAGCGGCTGGACACGGTCGAGGCGCTGGCCGGCTGGGCCGCCGAGCGCGGCCACGAGCTGGGCAAGGTCGCGATCGGCTGGCTGGCCGCGCAGCCGGGCTGCGGCTCGGTCATCGCGGGCGCGACCAGCCCGGCGCAGGTCGCCGCGAACGCGGCCGCGGCCGGCTGGGAGCCGACCGCCGACGAGCTGGCCGAGCTGGACAAGATCGCGCCTGTACCGGCGCGATAG
- a CDS encoding GNAT family N-acetyltransferase produces MVEVEVVEVPESSRYEAREGERLLGVLTYYRKPGMIVFDHTGVEPEARGRGIGAMLCAAALAGAAADDVRVVPACSFVRRWVQDHPEYLPLVERA; encoded by the coding sequence ATGGTGGAGGTCGAGGTCGTCGAAGTCCCGGAGAGCAGCCGGTACGAGGCACGCGAGGGCGAGCGCCTGCTCGGCGTGCTGACCTACTACCGCAAGCCGGGGATGATCGTGTTCGACCACACGGGCGTCGAGCCGGAGGCGCGCGGGCGCGGCATCGGCGCGATGCTGTGCGCGGCGGCGCTGGCGGGCGCGGCCGCCGACGACGTGCGCGTGGTCCCCGCCTGCTCGTTCGTGCGCCGCTGGGTGCAGGACCACCCGGAATACCTGCCGCTGGTGGAGCGGGCGTAA
- a CDS encoding nuclear transport factor 2 family protein, producing the protein MPTPREAFDRLRRQWFLAAQSSLDEDLFTEDLVVEMPFAAPGRPTRIEGRAAFIAYAQTGRATLPVRFDRCDITAAHDTADPDVLVVEYELGGTVTTTGASAAAPFVGVLRTRDGRIAHWREYQHTLAIAQALAAA; encoded by the coding sequence GTGCCCACGCCCCGCGAAGCGTTCGACCGGCTGCGGCGGCAGTGGTTCCTCGCCGCCCAGTCCAGCCTGGATGAAGACCTGTTCACCGAAGACCTCGTCGTCGAGATGCCCTTTGCCGCACCCGGCCGCCCCACCCGCATCGAGGGCAGAGCGGCATTCATCGCGTACGCCCAGACAGGACGCGCGACCCTGCCCGTCCGGTTCGACCGGTGCGACATCACCGCCGCACACGACACCGCCGACCCCGACGTCCTCGTCGTCGAGTACGAGCTCGGCGGCACCGTCACCACCACCGGCGCGAGCGCCGCCGCCCCGTTCGTCGGCGTGCTGCGCACCCGCGACGGCCGCATCGCCCACTGGCGCGAGTACCAGCACACCCTCGCCATCGCACAGGCCCTCGCCGCCGCGTGA
- a CDS encoding sporulation protein — translation MVFKKMLAAFGVGGPSVDTVLATPVVQPGGTLSGTVHIKGGDHDTLIEYVSLGLVTRVEVEGHDSEYDATVEFHRVHLTGSFTLPAGASHQLPFTVEVPWEAPVTSFYGTPLHGMTMGVRTELSVAKAVDKTDLDPVRIEPLPVQAAVMEAFTRLGFRFSRADLERGRIHGVHQTLPFYQEIEFYPSQAYAGRMRQLELTFVTSAHGMDVVLEFDKRGFLGSHDTFSRHHVSHADAAGTDWPSAVDGWIRQALDRHAPHYGGGHGGHGGHGFHGGHGHGHRGHGMGGVAAGAAAGFVGGMVAGEIAEEAFDVDMDFGFDE, via the coding sequence GTGGTCTTCAAGAAGATGCTCGCCGCCTTCGGCGTGGGCGGCCCGTCGGTCGACACCGTGCTCGCCACCCCCGTCGTCCAGCCCGGCGGCACCCTGTCCGGCACCGTGCACATCAAGGGCGGCGACCACGACACCCTGATCGAGTACGTCTCGCTGGGCCTGGTCACCCGGGTCGAGGTGGAGGGCCACGACAGCGAGTACGACGCCACCGTCGAGTTCCACCGGGTGCACCTGACCGGCTCGTTCACCCTGCCCGCGGGCGCGAGCCACCAGCTGCCGTTCACCGTCGAGGTGCCCTGGGAGGCGCCGGTGACCAGCTTCTACGGCACCCCGCTGCACGGCATGACGATGGGCGTGCGCACGGAGCTGTCGGTGGCCAAGGCCGTCGACAAGACCGACCTCGACCCGGTGCGCATCGAGCCGCTGCCGGTGCAGGCCGCGGTCATGGAGGCGTTCACCCGGCTCGGCTTCCGCTTCAGCCGGGCCGACCTGGAGCGCGGCCGCATCCACGGCGTGCACCAGACGCTGCCGTTCTACCAGGAGATCGAGTTCTACCCGTCGCAGGCGTACGCGGGCCGCATGCGCCAGCTGGAGCTGACCTTCGTCACCAGCGCGCACGGCATGGACGTGGTGCTGGAGTTCGACAAGCGCGGCTTCCTCGGCTCCCACGACACGTTCAGCCGCCACCACGTCAGCCACGCCGACGCCGCCGGCACCGACTGGCCCTCGGCCGTCGACGGCTGGATCCGCCAGGCCCTGGACCGCCACGCCCCGCACTACGGCGGCGGCCACGGCGGCCACGGCGGTCATGGCTTCCACGGCGGTCACGGCCACGGGCACCGCGGGCACGGCATGGGCGGCGTAGCCGCCGGTGCGGCCGCGGGCTTCGTCGGCGGCATGGTCGCCGGCGAGATCGCCGAAGAGGCCTTCGACGTCGACATGGACTTCGGCTTCGACGAGTGA
- a CDS encoding trans-aconitate 2-methyltransferase produces MRLIDDTELHRSSVVANNAMNRERGLDGVNSYARDLGFHPLDRLRPRLAEHGAASWLDLCCGQGRALAQAAAQQLDGLTLTGVDLVGHFDPAATAAPDLTLVTASLGEWQPDRAFDLITCVHGLHYVGDKLGTLARVLTWPAPDGFFAAHLDLGSIRLLDGTPAVQPLRRLLRAAGLAYDGRRRLLTCTGPRELDLPFAYAGADDQAGPNYTGQPAVDSYYRPLRTGTRPEPAPPPRRAVTVDDAGVHITHDASTFDIEWDIVQYVTLSRLVVDVADVDCVELTVDFVFGDHATVQEDAEGFAEAVAEFARRWGRPAPDLSALAPDEDVEIWRCP; encoded by the coding sequence ATGCGGCTGATCGACGACACGGAACTGCACCGTTCCTCGGTGGTCGCCAACAACGCGATGAACCGCGAACGCGGCCTCGACGGCGTCAACAGCTACGCCCGTGACCTCGGCTTCCACCCGCTCGACCGGCTGCGGCCGCGGCTGGCCGAGCACGGCGCGGCGTCCTGGCTGGACCTGTGCTGCGGGCAGGGCCGCGCCCTGGCCCAGGCCGCCGCGCAGCAGCTCGACGGCCTCACCCTGACCGGCGTGGACCTGGTCGGCCACTTCGACCCGGCCGCGACGGCCGCACCGGACCTGACCCTGGTCACCGCCTCCCTCGGCGAGTGGCAGCCCGACCGGGCCTTCGACCTGATCACGTGCGTGCACGGGCTGCACTACGTCGGCGACAAGCTCGGCACGCTCGCCCGGGTGCTGACCTGGCCGGCGCCGGACGGGTTCTTCGCCGCGCACCTGGACCTGGGCAGCATCCGGCTGCTCGACGGGACACCGGCCGTGCAGCCGCTGCGCCGCCTGCTGCGCGCGGCCGGGCTCGCCTACGACGGCCGCAGGCGGCTGCTCACCTGCACCGGCCCCCGCGAGCTGGACCTGCCGTTCGCGTACGCCGGAGCCGACGACCAGGCCGGCCCCAACTACACCGGCCAGCCCGCCGTCGACTCCTACTACCGCCCGCTGCGCACCGGGACCCGCCCCGAGCCGGCCCCGCCGCCGCGCCGCGCGGTCACCGTCGACGACGCGGGCGTACACATCACCCACGACGCGTCGACGTTCGACATCGAATGGGACATCGTCCAGTACGTCACGCTGTCCCGGCTGGTCGTGGACGTCGCCGACGTCGACTGCGTCGAGCTGACCGTCGACTTCGTCTTCGGCGACCACGCCACCGTCCAGGAGGACGCCGAAGGCTTCGCCGAGGCCGTCGCGGAGTTCGCCCGCCGCTGGGGCAGGCCCGCTCCCGACCTGAGCGCGCTCGCCCCCGACGAGGATGTCGAGATCTGGCGCTGCCCGTGA
- a CDS encoding ABC-F family ATP-binding cassette domain-containing protein, translated as MRARSLIAVDLVKFFGDRRVLDGVDLTVAPGRRVGLVGENGAGKSTLLRLLAGADTPDGGRIERPDDIGLLHQELPYEPGDTIADVLAEALRESRELLARLDRLSADLTGAEQLDAYAETLARAEQVDAWDAERRAELVLHGLGLAGLDHARTLGTLSGGQRSRVALAALLVRRPAALLLDEPTNHLDDEAVAFVEQQLRQLPGVVVVASHDRVFLDEVCTDIVDLDPGDTAHGGLVRYGGAYTAYQQAKRDQRARWERAFADQQAEIAALRDSAATTARQVAYGRPPRDGNKMAYNRHGARVQAQVSRRVRNAEQRLAVLERDPIRKPPPLLHFQAPALTSAALGTVARDSRDTTVGNAEHGITAEHSTALALRDVHVPGRLRLDRLDLPADGRLLITGPNGAGKSTLLAVLAGQLRPASGSVTRRRGLRVGLLAQDDRFADPSATPRALYERTGAAIPLVELGLVAPRDLDRPVGVLSVGQRRRVALALLIADPPHLLLLDEPTNHLSPALADELEDALGRAPGAVVVASHDRWLRRNWPGGRLDLVC; from the coding sequence ATGCGTGCTCGATCCCTCATTGCTGTTGATCTTGTCAAGTTCTTCGGGGACCGCCGTGTCCTCGACGGCGTCGACCTCACCGTCGCCCCCGGCCGCCGCGTCGGCCTCGTCGGCGAGAACGGCGCCGGCAAGTCCACCCTGCTGCGCCTGCTCGCCGGCGCCGACACCCCCGACGGCGGCCGGATCGAACGGCCCGACGACATCGGCCTGCTGCACCAGGAGCTGCCGTACGAACCCGGCGACACCATCGCCGACGTGCTCGCCGAGGCGCTGCGCGAGAGCCGCGAGCTGCTCGCCCGCCTCGACCGGCTCAGCGCCGACCTCACCGGGGCGGAGCAGCTCGACGCGTACGCCGAGACGCTGGCCCGCGCCGAGCAGGTCGACGCCTGGGACGCCGAACGCCGCGCCGAACTGGTCCTGCATGGCCTCGGCCTGGCCGGTCTCGACCACGCCCGCACGCTGGGCACCCTGTCCGGCGGGCAGCGCTCCCGCGTCGCGCTGGCCGCGCTGCTGGTACGCAGACCCGCCGCGCTCCTGCTCGACGAGCCCACCAACCACCTCGACGACGAGGCCGTCGCGTTCGTCGAACAGCAGCTGCGGCAGCTGCCCGGCGTCGTCGTCGTCGCCAGCCACGACCGGGTCTTCCTCGACGAGGTCTGCACCGACATCGTCGATCTCGACCCCGGCGACACCGCCCACGGCGGCCTGGTCCGCTACGGCGGCGCCTACACCGCATACCAGCAGGCCAAACGCGACCAGCGGGCGCGCTGGGAACGGGCCTTCGCCGACCAGCAGGCCGAGATCGCGGCGCTGCGGGACTCGGCGGCCACCACGGCCCGGCAGGTCGCCTACGGCCGCCCGCCCCGCGACGGCAACAAGATGGCCTACAACCGGCACGGCGCGCGTGTCCAGGCCCAGGTGTCCCGCCGCGTCCGCAACGCCGAACAGCGCCTGGCCGTGCTGGAACGCGACCCGATCCGCAAGCCGCCGCCGCTCCTGCACTTCCAGGCACCCGCGCTCACCTCGGCGGCTCTCGGCACCGTCGCCCGCGACTCCCGCGACACCACGGTGGGCAACGCGGAGCACGGCATCACCGCCGAACACAGCACCGCGCTGGCGCTACGGGACGTGCATGTGCCCGGACGGCTGCGGCTGGACCGGCTCGACCTGCCCGCCGACGGCCGGCTGCTGATCACCGGACCCAACGGGGCGGGCAAGTCGACGCTGCTCGCGGTGCTCGCCGGGCAGCTGCGCCCCGCCTCGGGCAGCGTCACCCGCCGCCGCGGGCTGCGGGTCGGGCTGCTCGCCCAGGACGACCGGTTCGCCGACCCGTCCGCCACGCCACGCGCCCTGTACGAGCGCACCGGCGCGGCCATACCCCTGGTGGAACTCGGCCTGGTCGCCCCGCGCGACCTGGACCGGCCGGTCGGGGTGCTCAGCGTCGGGCAGCGCCGCCGCGTCGCGCTGGCGCTGCTCATCGCCGACCCGCCGCACCTGCTGCTGCTCGACGAACCCACCAACCACCTGTCGCCGGCCCTGGCCGACGAACTCGAAGACGCCCTCGGCCGCGCGCCGGGTGCGGTCGTCGTCGCCAGCCACGACCGCTGGCTGCGCCGCAACTGGCCGGGCGGCCGACTGGACCTGGTCTGCTAG
- a CDS encoding MOSC domain-containing protein yields the protein MGTVLSVNLGAARPSAAADVGMTAIDKHPVDRPVRLRAPGTRADGLGSGLEGDDICDRRHHGGDDQAVYAYAREDLDGWQAELGRDLSGGLFGENLTTSGIDVNGALIGERWQVGEQAVLEVSSPRIPCRTFADQMREQGWIKTFTQRALPGAYLRVVVPGEVREGDSVTVLHRPDHEVTVALTFRALTLEPELLPRLLAADALPEKIKDKARQRAAKQRG from the coding sequence ATGGGCACCGTACTCTCCGTGAATCTGGGCGCCGCGCGGCCGAGCGCGGCCGCCGATGTGGGCATGACCGCGATCGACAAGCACCCGGTGGACCGCCCGGTGCGGCTGCGCGCCCCTGGAACGCGCGCGGATGGGCTGGGCAGCGGCCTGGAGGGCGACGACATCTGCGACCGGCGCCACCACGGCGGCGACGACCAGGCGGTGTACGCGTACGCCCGCGAGGACCTCGACGGGTGGCAGGCCGAGCTGGGCCGGGACCTGTCCGGTGGCCTGTTCGGGGAGAACCTGACCACGTCCGGGATCGACGTCAACGGCGCGCTGATCGGCGAGCGCTGGCAGGTCGGCGAGCAGGCGGTGCTGGAGGTGTCCTCGCCGCGGATCCCGTGCCGGACCTTCGCCGACCAGATGCGCGAGCAGGGCTGGATCAAGACGTTCACGCAGCGTGCGCTGCCGGGGGCATACCTGCGGGTGGTGGTGCCGGGCGAGGTGCGCGAAGGCGACAGCGTGACGGTGCTGCACCGGCCCGACCACGAGGTCACGGTGGCACTGACGTTCCGGGCGCTGACGCTGGAGCCGGAGCTGCTGCCGCGGCTGCTGGCCGCCGACGCCCTCCCCGAGAAGATCAAGGACAAGGCCCGCCAGCGCGCTGCGAAGCAGCGCGGCTGA
- a CDS encoding hemolysin family protein, producing the protein MGDHWIQLVLVAVLIIVNALFAGSEMALVSLREGQLRRMEQQGGGAAAAAALARDPNRYLATIQIGITLAGFLASATAAIALAEVLQPALGFLGRAARPVAVVGVTLLLTFLTLVFGELAPKRVAMQHAERWARLAGRPLTTLAAISRPFVWVLSKATDLGVRLMGGDPGGHRDEITPEEVRDLVSVHRGFTAEQRLIIAGAVEITERVLREVLIPRRNVFLLDADLPVDVARKELAGSGFSRAPVVRRRNIDDTIGIVHLRDLLSQDDGTVADVARPVLLLPDSLHAGDALRRFKVERQQFALVVDEHGAVDGIVTMEDLLEEVVGEIYDEADRDVMAVQQGEDGDMLLPGTFPIHDLPDIGVTFEQRPGGDYITVAGLVIAVLGHVPTQPGEIVHLDGWTAQVTSVDRHAITEIRLRPCGGPGGDALCPPRARTESA; encoded by the coding sequence GTGGGCGACCACTGGATACAGCTCGTACTGGTAGCCGTACTCATCATCGTCAACGCGCTGTTCGCCGGCAGCGAGATGGCGCTGGTCTCGCTTCGTGAGGGCCAGCTGCGCCGGATGGAACAGCAGGGTGGCGGCGCCGCGGCCGCCGCGGCACTGGCCCGGGACCCGAACCGGTACCTGGCGACCATCCAGATCGGCATCACCCTGGCCGGGTTCCTGGCCTCGGCGACCGCCGCAATCGCCCTGGCCGAGGTGCTGCAGCCCGCGCTGGGCTTCCTCGGCCGCGCCGCCCGGCCCGTGGCCGTCGTCGGCGTCACCCTTTTGCTGACGTTCCTCACCCTGGTCTTCGGCGAGCTGGCGCCCAAACGGGTCGCCATGCAGCACGCCGAGCGCTGGGCCCGGCTGGCCGGCCGCCCGCTGACCACGCTCGCGGCGATCTCGCGGCCCTTCGTGTGGGTGCTGAGCAAGGCCACCGACCTGGGCGTACGCCTCATGGGCGGCGACCCGGGCGGCCACCGCGACGAGATCACCCCCGAGGAGGTACGCGACCTCGTCAGCGTGCACCGCGGCTTCACCGCCGAACAGCGGCTGATCATCGCGGGCGCCGTGGAGATCACCGAACGGGTGCTGCGCGAGGTGCTCATCCCCCGCCGCAACGTGTTCCTGCTCGATGCCGACCTGCCCGTGGACGTGGCCCGCAAGGAGCTGGCCGGGTCCGGCTTCTCCCGCGCGCCGGTGGTGCGCCGGCGCAACATCGACGACACCATCGGCATCGTGCACCTGCGCGACCTGCTCAGCCAGGACGACGGCACGGTCGCCGACGTCGCCCGCCCGGTGCTGCTGCTGCCCGACTCGCTGCACGCCGGGGACGCGCTGCGCCGCTTCAAGGTCGAGCGGCAGCAGTTCGCGCTGGTCGTGGACGAGCACGGCGCCGTGGACGGCATCGTCACCATGGAGGACCTGCTGGAGGAGGTCGTCGGCGAGATCTACGACGAGGCCGACCGGGACGTGATGGCGGTGCAGCAGGGCGAGGACGGCGACATGCTGCTGCCCGGCACGTTCCCGATCCACGACCTGCCCGACATCGGGGTCACCTTCGAGCAGCGCCCCGGCGGCGACTACATCACCGTCGCCGGGCTGGTCATCGCGGTGCTCGGCCACGTGCCGACTCAGCCCGGCGAGATCGTGCACCTGGACGGCTGGACCGCGCAGGTCACCTCCGTCGACCGCCACGCCATCACCGAGATCCGCCTGCGCCCCTGCGGCGGCCCCGGCGGCGACGCCCTCTGCCCACCCCGCGCCCGCACCGAATCCGCCTGA
- a CDS encoding NUDIX domain-containing protein, producing the protein MAASDTPAAGPSRRDYYHDPDAPPATRIVPGGVAVVADEHGRVLLQRRADSGNWALPGGTMEVGETLEQCVVREVREETGLDIEITGLVGIYTDPGHVVAYADGEVRQQFSLVYRGRITGGELRGSSESTEVRFVDPAEFARLPIHESTRLRLRHHLDDRPAPYLG; encoded by the coding sequence ATGGCGGCGAGCGATACGCCGGCGGCGGGGCCGTCGCGACGCGACTACTACCACGATCCGGATGCGCCGCCCGCGACCCGGATCGTGCCGGGCGGGGTGGCCGTGGTCGCCGACGAGCACGGTCGGGTCCTGCTGCAACGGCGCGCCGACTCGGGCAACTGGGCGCTGCCCGGCGGCACGATGGAGGTCGGCGAAACGCTGGAGCAGTGTGTCGTGCGCGAGGTCCGCGAGGAGACCGGCCTGGACATCGAGATCACCGGGCTCGTCGGGATCTACACCGATCCGGGGCACGTGGTCGCCTACGCCGACGGCGAGGTGCGCCAGCAGTTCAGCCTCGTCTACCGAGGCCGGATCACCGGCGGAGAGCTGCGCGGCAGCAGCGAGTCGACCGAGGTGCGCTTCGTCGACCCGGCCGAGTTCGCGCGGCTGCCGATCCACGAGTCGACCCGGCTGCGCCTGCGCCACCACCTCGACGACCGCCCGGCGCCGTATCTGGGCTGA
- a CDS encoding TetR/AcrR family transcriptional regulator, translated as MPADAKPLRADAARNRARILTAGAQVFSERGPAASTEEVANRAGVAIGTVFRHFPTKADLLRAIMKDLLDRLLSDVDGLLRDSEPGDALFAFFTGLVAHAARQKTVVDLLAEAGSELNVPDAVGLLERSVGSLLDEAQRAGTVRRDVALPEVMALLAAVCQGAVQGGWPPDLQARTLAVVFTGLTPR; from the coding sequence GTGCCAGCCGACGCCAAGCCGCTGCGCGCTGACGCGGCGCGTAACCGCGCCCGGATCCTGACCGCGGGTGCGCAGGTGTTCTCCGAGCGCGGCCCGGCCGCGTCCACCGAGGAGGTCGCCAATCGCGCCGGGGTCGCCATCGGCACCGTCTTCCGCCACTTCCCGACCAAGGCCGACCTGCTCCGGGCGATCATGAAGGACCTGCTCGACCGGCTGCTGTCCGACGTGGACGGCCTGCTGCGCGACAGCGAACCCGGCGACGCGCTGTTCGCCTTCTTCACCGGCCTGGTGGCCCACGCCGCGCGCCAGAAGACCGTCGTCGACCTGCTCGCCGAGGCGGGCTCCGAGCTGAACGTCCCCGACGCCGTCGGCCTGCTGGAGCGCTCCGTCGGCAGCCTGCTCGACGAGGCCCAGCGCGCCGGCACGGTGCGCCGCGACGTCGCGCTGCCCGAGGTCATGGCGCTGCTCGCCGCCGTCTGCCAGGGCGCCGTCCAGGGCGGCTGGCCCCCCGACCTGCAGGCCCGTACCCTCGCCGTCGTCTTCACCGGCCTCACCCCCCGCTGA
- a CDS encoding PhzF family phenazine biosynthesis protein, which yields MRIRIVDAFTDRAFGGNPAGVCVLEGDSFPDAVWMQRVAAELNLSETAFAHLRGGRDWALRWFTPRTEVNLCGHATLATAHALGEDGLAAGTIRFDTRSGILSAAIGGDGSITMDFPVFPVIPIDPLPGTAEALGVPILASYDTGALADLLVEVADEQTVRNLAPDLGAVARLATRGVIVTAPAADPAAGYDFVSRFFGPAVGVPEDPVTGSAHSALAPLWSARLGRDELVGLQASARSGLVRTALRGDRVDLTGHAVTVLDGTLAA from the coding sequence ATGCGGATCAGGATCGTGGACGCCTTCACCGACCGGGCCTTCGGCGGCAACCCCGCCGGGGTGTGCGTGCTGGAGGGCGACTCGTTTCCCGACGCGGTCTGGATGCAGCGCGTCGCGGCCGAGCTGAACCTGTCCGAGACCGCGTTCGCGCACCTGCGTGGCGGCCGGGACTGGGCGCTGCGCTGGTTCACCCCGCGCACCGAGGTCAACCTGTGCGGCCACGCGACCCTGGCCACCGCCCACGCCCTCGGTGAGGACGGGCTGGCCGCCGGCACGATCCGGTTCGACACCCGCAGCGGCATCCTCAGCGCGGCCATCGGCGGCGACGGCTCCATCACCATGGACTTCCCCGTCTTCCCGGTCATCCCGATCGACCCGCTGCCCGGCACCGCCGAGGCGCTGGGCGTGCCGATCCTCGCGTCCTACGACACGGGGGCGCTCGCCGACCTGCTCGTCGAGGTCGCCGACGAGCAGACCGTACGCAATCTGGCTCCCGACCTCGGCGCGGTGGCGCGGCTGGCCACGCGTGGCGTCATCGTCACCGCACCGGCGGCGGATCCGGCGGCCGGCTACGACTTCGTGTCCCGGTTCTTCGGCCCGGCCGTCGGCGTGCCGGAGGATCCGGTGACCGGCAGCGCGCACTCGGCGCTCGCCCCGCTGTGGTCGGCCCGGCTGGGCCGCGACGAACTGGTCGGGTTGCAGGCCTCGGCCCGCTCGGGCCTGGTCCGCACCGCGCTGCGCGGCGACCGCGTCGACCTCACCGGCCACGCCGTCACGGTCCTCGACGGCACCCTGGCCGCCTGA
- a CDS encoding GNAT family N-acetyltransferase, whose protein sequence is MIRPAVPADVPVILDLIRELAEYEKAPQEAKATAEQLHAALFGPHPAAFAHLAVDDDSGEPVGVAIWFLNFSTWHGVHGIYLEDLFVRPAARGRGHGKALLRELARICRERGYTRLQWWVLNWNAPAIDFYRSIGAVPMDDWTVYRVSGDALAALAD, encoded by the coding sequence ATGATCCGTCCCGCGGTGCCTGCCGACGTCCCCGTCATCCTCGACCTGATCCGCGAGCTCGCCGAGTACGAGAAGGCCCCGCAGGAGGCCAAGGCCACCGCCGAGCAGCTGCACGCGGCGCTGTTCGGGCCGCACCCGGCCGCGTTCGCGCACCTGGCCGTCGACGACGACAGCGGCGAGCCGGTCGGCGTGGCGATCTGGTTCCTCAACTTCTCCACCTGGCACGGCGTGCACGGCATCTACCTTGAGGACCTGTTCGTCCGGCCCGCCGCCCGGGGCCGCGGCCACGGCAAGGCGCTGCTGCGCGAGCTGGCCCGCATCTGCCGCGAGCGCGGCTACACCCGTCTGCAGTGGTGGGTTTTGAACTGGAACGCGCCCGCGATCGACTTCTACCGCTCCATCGGAGCCGTCCCCATGGACGACTGGACCGTGTACCGCGTCTCCGGCGACGCCCTGGCCGCTCTGGCCGACTGA
- a CDS encoding Imm1 family immunity protein, producing MVATLIFLVPQSITRDPMFRLSFMVACLVVLPQWAEIKQAAADRAAAAGERRHPAVNLPHHLFRESPYRLVNGLAASSLAVCAVLRWLVPGDWARGWYALSSLVILGIMVRTQARSGAAREGTGAAVGTTVREPLAAQLTWAEGTRSREVTSAAELRELLWQLHHEAAGRSTSADLVPPGVPRAVISLGEPDSMVLTLPEGGPPQVAVAGPTGVAGVTVTYTDDREAVFPPGSEIPIDVAIEALCAYLTAGELPRASDV from the coding sequence GTGGTGGCCACGCTGATCTTCCTGGTGCCGCAGTCGATCACCCGGGATCCGATGTTCCGGCTGTCGTTCATGGTCGCCTGTTTGGTCGTCCTCCCTCAATGGGCCGAAATCAAGCAGGCAGCCGCCGACCGGGCGGCCGCCGCGGGCGAGCGTCGGCATCCGGCCGTGAACCTGCCTCATCACCTGTTCCGCGAGTCGCCCTACCGTCTGGTGAACGGGTTGGCCGCGTCGTCCCTGGCCGTCTGCGCGGTACTGCGCTGGCTGGTGCCCGGTGACTGGGCGCGCGGCTGGTACGCGCTGTCGAGCCTCGTCATCCTCGGCATCATGGTGAGGACGCAGGCCAGGAGCGGCGCAGCGCGGGAGGGCACTGGTGCCGCGGTGGGAACGACGGTGCGGGAACCGCTCGCGGCACAGCTCACCTGGGCGGAGGGCACCCGCTCGCGCGAGGTGACGAGCGCGGCCGAGCTGCGCGAACTGCTGTGGCAGCTACACCACGAGGCCGCCGGGCGGTCCACGTCCGCCGACCTCGTCCCGCCGGGTGTGCCACGCGCCGTCATCAGCCTCGGCGAGCCGGACAGCATGGTGCTGACGCTGCCGGAGGGTGGGCCGCCGCAGGTGGCCGTGGCCGGTCCGACCGGCGTCGCCGGCGTGACGGTCACCTACACCGATGATCGCGAGGCGGTGTTCCCGCCGGGCAGCGAGATCCCGATCGACGTCGCGATCGAGGCGCTGTGCGCGTACCTCACGGCGGGTGAGCTACCGCGCGCATCCGACGTTTGA